GTAGGCGCAGGCGCCATGTGTCTTCATCAACCGTTGCTGCACTTGAAACatccaacaacagcaacaaaaacctcCCAAAAGATAGACTGAAATGATCATGCTCTCATCCACCCGCGCAGTACACACGGGAGATCACGTTCGATTGAGGGAACGAAGGAGCCCAAAAACACGGCAAACACGGGTGGAAACAGCTGCTGGCCCCAGCTCCGTGCACACACCGCCCATGATAGCAATACCATCGAAATGCCAAAAATATTTTGCTGCACAATCGTTACCGTCGATCGAACCGCGCCACAGACAACCACATACAAACACGATCTTAAAcaggttgctgttgctttttcgGGTGTGTGGCGCAGAGAAAGTAGAATGCGCAAAGGATGTCCGCTATTATCGCTTTTAATTAGTAGCCATGATCGTTTGGTGTGTTGAACTTGATCAGCTGCACAGTGTAATCATTAGACGATGTTTACAAATAATTaagcgaaagcaaaaaaagctatttttatttgatttttcaatgATAGTGAACAATATTTACTTAATTGTGTAGTATGTTTACTACGATATTTTTGTTatacttcttctttggcgcaaaAACCGTAGTCGGTCTAAGAGCTTGGCTTGGATTCATACGGgttgttgttaagtcgtgcgagttgaagacgactgtaccacgggactggCATAACGATAGCTTACCAGCAATACATTCGATTCAACATACGCTATGATTGTATCGTTAAGAGTTTCACATTTCAATTGCTAAAAGTATTTAAGAGAGACGGTTTTGGCCgtattgcatttttgtttaaaatcattttccaTATCAATAATGTattctcttcttcttgcatTACAGGGTGGAAATAATGCCGGCCATACGGTGGTGGTGAATGGCGTTGACTTTGATTTTCACCTGCTGCCCAGTGGGATCATTCACGAGAAATGTATTTCTATTATTGGTAAGTGTAAAATTGCAAAAAGCTTAAGCTTAAGTAAGCACTGGTTTGTTTTAGGACCAAATGTATGTCGCGAAATAATCCAATAATGGATTGAAcgcctctctcgctctcaggGCAGGATTACGAACACTTTTAACTTTTCATGATCGTTCCATTTTCGCGTAGACACTTTAATACATTATGTCAGCACATAGTTTTACTATCTAGTTATACAGTTTATACAACCTAACCGTACGATCAGGCTGCGTTCGGCGATCAGGCTAcgttcgtgtgtgttttgtttgaggATTTCGTTGCATTCAAACAACCAATAAAAACACAGCTATTTGGTTAATTGTTCTTACAATTTGAGTTACAATTAATAGCAATAGtcaacaacatgctcgtcgtAGGTTCAAGTctcgtatgaaccgtccgctcCATTGCAAGGACTGattatccggctgcgtggtattTATCAAGTCTCGAAGGCCTctataggccggcatgactAACTATACCAATGCGATTTTCCTTCCGTTCGTGGGACATCTCATGCGCACTCAAAAGCCTGCAATGCTTATCAGCACGATAAACTTTTATCTAAAATCTTTGCATTCACAGCTGCATTCACGCTAAAAAATGCCTTGCATGTTTCGTCAATCGACTGCGGATGTGACATGACATCCATAGTACTGATGTTGttggtatcaatttttaaaataaaaaatataatcacCATGTGAACGTGACCATTTGGCCATGTGAAAAGAGAATTACATTTTCctgaaatattatttattaatatttgcACGTATAAAATATATAGTTTGAGCATTGATCCATCGATCGCCTCTCATCTATCAACCGTGTGCGTCAATAAAACgctatgcacacacacacacacagaagggCCCCAAACATCCTTGAAGTGCGAACAGCATGTTTCTATTTAGGCATACTAAGGTCAGCACAGCAGGACATGGGTGAAGGGTGTAAGCAGGTAGCCTCGGTAGCCGGGCTTGGTTATTCGCTGTGTGTCGTGTCGCGATCGTGTTGCGAGCACAAATTTCAAGTGCAAAAGTCGTCCTACTGCCATTGAGACGAAACAGTGCATGGTATCGTGGCTGACTGGCACCGTGTGTTGAGGTCGTGCCACCCAATAGAAATAGATACTACTgttcgatggtggtggtgatatAGCAGCGGTTTGTCTTGTGTCCGCAATGAGCAAATGGTGCGCCGAGTATCTTTCTAATAACCTTCCTCTCACAAACAATTCTCAACGTCgctgttgtcgtcgtcgttatcTACTTGCCTAGCCTAGAGGTATTGTTGGTGTGTTCGTTAGCAAAAAACGGCATGATATCTACGAGATGAGAAACGCTTACATTTCAAATTCTCGACCAAAGCAAGCGGTGCAAAacggtagtgtgtgtgtggaagcaaGGGTGGATCGTGTGTTCATCTTGCCGCGTCTTCTATCATCACATGACAATTTACGTGATCGTCGAGTTCGCCCGGCGGGAGATGGATTGCTTTTCGTGCTGATCGagagttttcctttttttttaaattcctttTCCTGCCTAATGGGTAGAAACTAATATTGGCACACGTTTTCTCTACCTCGTAACGCCTTTGCCCGTTTGCAACTGCAACTGGTGCAATATTGTGAGTTGCGGCTTAATGAGCGTGGTGAATGGGATCACAGTAATAACTGCAGCACTTTTGACGGTACTCTTTgccttttgttgtttattttgtggCTTAGTGTTTGGCAGTGGCAGACTTTGCGTTTcattgataaaaaaagcattgaCGCTTGGTGGTGGGTGGTTTGGAATGAAAACTTTAATGCTCAATTAATAAAACTTTGTATCGGCAACGGTTTGAAGCCCTTTCGTGTATGACGATTGTAAACCATtcggtcacacacacacacacacacacacacacacacacacacacacacacacacacacacacacacacacacacacacacacacacacacacacacacacacacacacacacacacacacagctcaaAACACGCGTTGctgtaaacaaacttttgctTTTCAAACTTTGCCCATTATTATTCAgcacacaaaaccaaacaaatgaGCAAACATTTAGTCATTGTTTCGGGTTAGTTTGTTGTGCCTTAAGGTCCACTGAGTGATCGAGTGAATAAGGATcgtaaaatgttattttttgtgttttcacaAAAGAAAGAATACCAAACTCTAaaaatatttatgttattttctACACTATGCAcgtttatttcgtttttcaaaatattcacGTTCACAGATTTCGTTGAAAAATGGCGagaaatatattaaataattttttttttattgtagtcAACATTGTAAAGAGTTTGACTGTATAATGAGCCTTCGGTTTGTATGGAATGCGCTATATTTAGATGTGTATTTTGTAAGCAATCATCAACACATTTCACGCTCATTTTTACACGATCACTAAACGAATCCTCAGGGCGGGAATGTAATGCTGTGTGGCAATAATACACTTTTCTGCTCGGTTTTTTATGgcgctttgtgtgtgttgcgttcGTTATGTTTCGGTTGTCGGTAATCTAAACAATTAATCACCCATTTCTGTACCAAAAATGGAATGGTGGGGTAGGGAAGGGAGGAAGGGTTGGCCCAACAATTTAGCGGGAAACTTTGTGTCATCGATGCGTCAGTCACGTTATCCTTTAGGCTTCACAATCGGTGGTGAACAAAACCGCGAAATCACCGACCgaacgagacacacacacacacacacacacacacacacacacacaccaaacaacacCACTATATCCTTGAGCAAACAACACCACTATATCCTTGAGTTAGTTTTGCGTTTCGCTCAAGGTTGTTTCCCTTCGAGGTATTAAGAAAGGCCTCTCCGTAGTTCAggtttttttcccctcttcttgtttggctccaACCAGAAACACACGACTGTGGACATTTTTTGGCAATTTAATCatggacaaaaaaaacctaaaatcGGCATAAAAAATGACGAAAATGTGTTTATCGATCAAATGTTCCAAGTTTGGGTCAAAGTTTTGATTACCATAATTTCAATGGGAAGAGGGTGGGTGTGTAAGAATTATTTGCTTTCAAGGTTTTATGATCTATGTGTTTCATGTTTGGATTAGTgcttattttatcattttttatactttttttcattaagtttGTGTTTGGTATGGCTTttcttgtatttgtttatCGTTTACAAACCATGAACTagatttttcattatttatccATTACCTTTTTATGATTTAGGATGTATGATTAAATATTACCACCCAAACCAAATCTAAACTAACAAATAACATCCACACAATCATTATAATAAAGCATTTGcggttctgttttgtttttgatcgTACACAACACCGATTTGACCTTGCAAAAAGTGCTGGGAAGGAGGCAGTTTGTTTTAAGCTCATCAACAAAATACATCcgcacagcacaacacaaacgAATATAGATAGCGAGTAGCGAGTAGTGCGGCCTATGCCTGATAAGTCTCGCAAACAAGTTGGCAAGTCGCGGGCATGCGGGGCGGGCATATACCCCGTTCACAAAGGATCGATTGGGTGGGTAGCACAGCGGTTGTTTTATCGTTTGAGTCACGAACTGATGTGGCACGTGTGTCACAGTACGAACTTTCCACGGAGAGGAGGGTCCGTGCCACTTCACCAAGCGAGCGGCCGGGGGTCCGGCGGTTTTCAATTATTGGTACGCTAAACAGGCCTTAGTTTTCGCTGTGATCCAATAACGATATTTATTTGCATGCATGAAGGCTAGTTTAGTGGGgagattatgaaaaaaatgttaaataatgGGTTTTTTACGTCAAAACACGATCAATTGATGCGAATTTTCTCTGTTACACTAAACACAATACGAACTAATAATACCAACCAAAATCCAATCTAATTACAATGTTTTGCGTTCTAATCTGTCTTCCGTAGGTAATGGAGTGGTCGTTCACTTGCCCGGCCTGTTCGAGGAGCTGGCCAAGAACGAGGCGAAGGGATTGAAGAATTGGACCGACCGGCTCATCATCTCCAACCGCGCTCACCTGGTGCTGGACCTGCACCAGCAGGTAGATGGTTTGCAGGAGGCGGAAAAGGGTGGCAAATCGCTCGGCACGACCAAGAAAGGCATCGGGCCGTGCTACTCCAGCAAGGCAACCCGCAATGGAATTCGCGTGTCGGATCTGTTAGGTGACTTCAAGATGTTCAGTGAAAAGTAAGCAGCACCGTCCGAAACACGCACGCGGTGTTAATAGTAATGTAAATTCACTTTCGTTTGTATCATTATTCTTCTAACCCAATCGTACCGCTTCCGTTCACGGGGAATTCATTGCGCCGGATCATCACCACCCTCCTGCGCATGTGGATTGGACGACGGTATCAGGTTTGAGGCACTGGTAGCAATGTACAAACGATTGTATCCCGATTTCTCGGTGGACGTAAATGCGGAACTCGCACGGTAAGTAAAGGTTGGCCACTCGCTCGTCCTCCTCTGTCAACCTGCTGGTCTGCCCTGGGCCCTGGGCGGCCCGTAGGACGACGGAGGAAGATGACATCAGATGGACTTGTGTTGGACCTTTGCTTCTTACCACCGTTACATAGATATCGCGAGTATGCCGAACGGTTGAGACCGTTGGTGCGCGACTCTGTCTCGTACCTGCACACGTCGCTCAAGGAGGGCAAAAGCGTACTGGTCGAAGGAGCGAATGCCGCCATGCTGGACATTGACTTTGGTAGGTTTTCTTGTTCTTGGGCTGGGTGCAAAAGCAACTCAACATAATACCACGGTttggtttttcctttttaccTTCCAGGCACTTATCCTTACGTGACGAGCAGCAATTGCAGTATCGGTGGTGTGCTGACGGGGCTGGGTTTGCCACCGCAGTCGATCGGTGAGGTGATCGGTGTCGTCAAAGCGTACACGACACGCGTGGGCGATGGACCCTTCCCGACGGAACTGCTCGATGTAAGTAGCCGCGCCCTTGGGTTCGAGGGTCTCTTTTGGCAACTAGCGAATCATGTTTTTGCGTCCTTCTTTTATATTAGGAATTTGGATCGCTACTGCAGAAGCGTGGTGGTGAGGTTGGCGTTACAACACAGCGAATTCGTCGGTGCGGTTGGCTCGATCTGCCCCTGCTAAGATATACCTCCATGGTCAACGGATACACCGCTATCTGTCTGACCAAGCTAGACATTCTAGATACGCTCAAGGAAATTAAGGTGGCTGTCAGGTAAGGCATTCTCAACGTCCTCTGCGAAACGACACTTTTAAACGTCCGTTCTAATCCTCGCCCTGTGTCTCCGCCGTTTTTACGTTGCAGTTACAATCTGAACGGAAAGAAGATTGATTACTTCCCCGGTTCGATCACCGACCTTAGCCAGGTGGAGGTGAACTACGTCACCGTGCCGGGCTGGCTACAGTGCACGGAGAATGTGCGCGATTTCGGGGAGCTGCCGCCCCAGGCCCAAGACTACATCCGGTTCATCGAGAGCGATTTGGATGTGCCGGTCAAGTGGATCGGTGTCGGCAAGGGCCGAGAATCCATTATCTGCGTGAAGGATTAAAGTCGCAGAGCGTACGCGCGCACACAGatacacctacacacacatacacatgaaTTTTTCAATTCCATCCTTACCAAAACACATCACCATTCGTCCGCACAGGCAGAGGAGTAACCGTTTATCCATCGTTGCTGTGTCGCGATCGCTTCATTCTTTCCCACGCGTTCTCCTTgttagagagggagagagagttaGTAACACGGAAGGGAGTTGCCGTTATATTACTGTTGGAAATGTTCGGCTTTACAGAATGCTTACTCGAAAAAAGTAGTTGTGCAACACATAATGGTTGTAAGAAAAAGAGTAAGAATCAACACGTATTGTAAACAGCAGGTATGTAAACCGTGAACCATGTAAAGTGCCCATGAGGCAGAATAGAGGTGAGATGGATATTGTTTGGAAATTGTTGGTGCTTTGGTGTGATTAGTatacgcaacaacaacaaaaacacaaccattTAATGGTTGAATCACCTATTTGATTTACTAAGCAAAACCAACTCCCACAAGTGTCTGCTGCGTGCCCACCCAGCTAGAGCCCATTacaatatatacatatatcggtgtgtatgtgtgtgtgtgtgttgtttgaaaacagaagaagaaaagagaaatcaaaataaatgaaatgtaaaGCAGCTTCTCAAGAAGTTCCCCCCAAAGGCAAGAGCGAAATAGTTTAGTGGCAAAGCCTACGCACAACGTATTGTAAGCGAAATAAGCCtccacacaggcacacagagagagagtgatAAAGAGAGTGAGACAGATGGATAATGTGAAGTGAAAAGAAGCAAAGCCTAAAGGATCCTCCCCCCACAACTCCCCAACCTCCGCATAACAATAGATCAATGGTAAGGATGCGCAAACAAAGTAAAAACACAAAGAACCCGAATTATTAAAGCTTACGACGCTTATTTATCCATTTACTACTGCACTGGTAAATGGAATGTGCAGCTATTGGGCTAAAACCAAGCTAAAGGGGTGCGCATAAACATATAAtttagaaaaaagaaacaacacaaTCTTACGTCACTACACACCAAGGCTAAACACTAAAATGTACGGTGTGAAAAGATAACACTTGtaccataaaaaaaacagtaaaaaaacaaaagtgcaCAGCGCATAATAGATAGAAATTTGTTCAAtattgcatgtgtgtgtgtatgtgttttaaaGGACTGTCCAGGAGAGGGCTTACAGAAGGCTCGCAAGGTGAGAGCAACCGACAGCGGGTGCTCGCTCAACACACAATGTAGCATATGATGCTGCAAGGAAAGGAACGTAGCTTATATCGTAACGAACGTGTCGattaaaaacagaacaaaaaactaaacaaaccaCTTTTGCTCAGTGTTGTGGGATTGATATGGATAGCCAGTGAAGCGTGCCGGGTAGCGGAACGATGCTGCAACAGATCAAAAGACTTCCTGCAAAACGGAAACAATGTAAACGTAACGTTAACAACAGTTtgactttttttctcttcttcctttgtttgtttgttctgttttttaaCACCCATCCCCCAACCCCACCTTTACCCATCGTTTAGGTTATGTTTAAAATACCTGTATCGTGTAAAAATGATTCGATGCAATTCGATGAGTGACCTCTCCCAGTGCTACTACCCGGTAATTGAACACGGACGCACTGTTGCGCCTCCTCAGTGGTGGGCAAACTGCGTTTTTTAAGCACATTTGTTTGAAACGACAGTTTGGGTTAACGTATCGATCGTTAAAGTGCTACACTTTGTGACAAATAGCTTCAACAttgtgtaaattaaaaaagcatGATTTCAGAGTGCCACCGACAGTGGAGCAATTGTATTCACTGCAGCATATACTGGAAGGCTTAAACAGTATGTAAGGTTTTAATGCTaatttttatacaaaataatTTTAGTATAATCCTGTCCTATGTTTACTGCATATTAGACACTATGCCAGAATTTTTATCCTCCCATTGTTTCCCAGCATTGGGCATGATCCTCCTCCCACGCTCGTCCCTTCGTTTGAAACAAGAGGGGAAGAAACATGTTTGAAGATGCTCCCAGCAAAAAAAGGCCTAGAAAGTGGGTGAGTGGGAGGGTGGGATACATTGATAAGTTTTCAAAGatgtttttattcaattcaatCCGCTGTctgcaacaataacaacaacagaaaggaATGCGAtgtgttaaaacaaaaaaatattataattatgGTACCGCAAAAGGAATTCAAAGTAATGctataaaagaaataataagTAAAAAGAtggttttaaataattttattttattaccagtgatgacatttttttttaaatattcgttAGCTGCGTCCATGAATAAAATCAGCAAaagtaaataattattttttttaaatgtttattttgaaCCCAATGGCCTTTATGCTTAACACAAAGAACAAACTTGGCTTAGTGCGTGTAAATAATCTcttttttattccaaaaaTCT
This is a stretch of genomic DNA from Anopheles merus strain MAF chromosome 2R, AmerM5.1, whole genome shotgun sequence. It encodes these proteins:
- the LOC121588236 gene encoding adenylosuccinate synthetase, with protein sequence MSAANHQMAVNGTANHNSSDSNHTAANNTHEQMHNRRQNPYTQKVTVVLGAQWGDEGKGKVVDMLAADADIVCRCQGGNNAGHTVVVNGVDFDFHLLPSGIIHEKCISIIGNGVVVHLPGLFEELAKNEAKGLKNWTDRLIISNRAHLVLDLHQQVDGLQEAEKGGKSLGTTKKGIGPCYSSKATRNGIRVSDLLGDFKMFSEKFEALVAMYKRLYPDFSVDVNAELARYREYAERLRPLVRDSVSYLHTSLKEGKSVLVEGANAAMLDIDFGTYPYVTSSNCSIGGVLTGLGLPPQSIGEVIGVVKAYTTRVGDGPFPTELLDEFGSLLQKRGGEVGVTTQRIRRCGWLDLPLLRYTSMVNGYTAICLTKLDILDTLKEIKVAVSYNLNGKKIDYFPGSITDLSQVEVNYVTVPGWLQCTENVRDFGELPPQAQDYIRFIESDLDVPVKWIGVGKGRESIICVKD